CATTCGTGATGCTGGGGCCCGTGCTTGGCAAATTCAGATGACGGTACCAATGGGGAATGCAGCAGATAACGCAGACATTCTGCTCCAACCCTATGAACTGCTAGATATTTACCCGATGCTGGCTCGTGTTGTTCGCCGCGCCTACCGCGAAGGTGTCCAAGTCCAGGCGGGAAATAATATTGGTTACTACGGCCCTTATGAAAGGCTGTTGCGGGGACGAGGTAACGAGCATGAATTCTCATTTTGGCAAGGTTGCGGTGCTGGTCTTTCTACTTTGGGAATTGAAGCTGACGGCGCAATTAAAGGTTGTCCCTCATTACCGACTACGGCTTACACAGGTGGGAATATTCGCGATCGCTCTTTGCATGACATCATTGAAAATGCCCCAGAGTTGCGCTTGAATTTAGGCGCAGGAACAGCAGAAGGTACAAATCACTTGTGGGGCTTTTGTAAAACTTGCGAATTCGCCGAAATTTGCCGTGGGGGTTGCAGTTGGACTGCCCATGTTTTCTTTGATAAAAGAGGGAATAATCCTTACTGTCATTATCGCTCTCTTGTCCAAGCTGAACGTGGTTTGAGAGAACGTGTTGTTCCTAAAATCAAAGCACAAGGATTACCTTTTGACAATGGTGAGTTTGAGTTAATTGTTGAGCCTATAGATATACCTTTGCCAGAAAATGACCCATTACGCTTCAGTGCTGATAGCATTCAATGGTCGCAAAATTGGCAGGAAGAAGCAGAAAATTCTTACATCTTAGAGAGGTAATAAATGATGACAGAAAATTCAGCAAATGCCACAATTAAAACTGAAACAACAGGCTTAGAGTTATCGCCAGATGCATCAGAGAATATTGCTGTACTTCCGCGTTCAGCTTGGAAGAGTCAACTGACTTATTTAAAAGTCCTGTTAAAAGCAAAGCAAAGCCTGGATAAAAGCGAAACGCTCAATAGTGATAATTCTTAATTCATATTCCTTTCCCGGTCTAAGAGGCTGTTGGAAAAGTCCGCTTTCATGTGCCCTGGGGATGAGAAATCGCGGTTGATCTTGCACGCAAACAAAACCTACCGACCCAGGTGAGAAAAACCTTAATTTTGCGTTATACCAGGTTCGTGGAATTTGGAGGTCTTATGACTACACAAGCTACAGATTACCATGTAAATACTGCTGAAATGTTGCAAATAGCTGCCCAATATCAACGAGCTAGTCGCCTAGGGGAAGCTGAAAAATTATATCGTCAAATTCTGGAAACACAGCCAGACAACCCCGAAGCTTTATATAGAATGGGTACATTAGCGCAACAACAGGGACAAAGCAAAACTGCCGAAGAGTTTTTCAGTGCTGCTACCCAAATTCAGCCTGATTCTGCAACAATATGGTTTAGTTTGGGTAATTTACGTTTAGGACAAGGGCAATACGGGGAAGCTGCGATCGCTTATTGTCAAGCTCTAGCCCTGAAACCAAACTCCCTAGCAATTTACAACAATTTGGGTTATGCTCTGCAACAACAAGGATTATTTGCCCAAGCAATTAACTATTATCAAAAAGCTCTAGATTTAAAGCCTAATTTTGTGGAAGCAGAGGCGAATTTAGGCAATACACTACATGCTCAAGGACAGCTATCTCCTACAGAGCAATTGCATTATGCACAATTAAATTCTCAGCTAGGTCTTGCCAGAAAAAAAGCTGGTGATTTGGCAACATCTCTAGCTTATTACAAACAAGCAATTATTTTACAACCCGATTTTGTAGAAGCTCATTATCAGTTGGGGGTAGTGCTGCAAGCAAAAGGCGAATTAGAAGAGGCGATCGCCTGTTATCAAAAAGCCTTAGAACTCAATGTCAACTATGGAGAAGTTTACCTCAAGTTAGGTAAAATTTATCAACAAAAAAATCAATTAGCAGCAGCAGTTTCTGCCTATCGCCAAGGATTAAAGCTGATTAATCCTCACTATGCTCAAGCCATAGAAGTTCCTGAAGATGCAGAAATTTCTCAGCCGGTACCAATCACACCAGAAATTTCTCAAACTGAGGTAATTGTAGGGAAATATAATTTTCCTAGCATTCCTAAAGTAGTTGATAACCTAGGCGATCGCCCTTTTTGGAGTGTAGTCATAACTGTATATAATCGCATCGATTATCTACTTGAATGCCTTACCAGCGTCTTAGTACAATGGCAAGGAAAAGAGCAGATGGAAATCATCGTTATAGACGATTCCAGTAAAACGCCAATTTTTGAAATAGTCAATAGTATTGGCCAAGGCATAATCAGCTACTACCGCAATCCGCAAAATCTCGGTTTACCAGAAAATTGGAATGCAGGAATTGCTCTAACTCGTGGTCACTGGGTGCATTTACTTCACGACGATGATTATATCCTCCCTGGTTTTTATTCTCGGTTACAAGCAAGTCTAGAGGGGTGTGCAGATTCGATTGGCGCAGCTTTTACAGGTTATCAAAACATCAACGACAAAGGGGAAGTATTTTTTTGTCAACAAGTATATGGAGAACAGCGAGGAATAGCTGAAAATTGGCTACAACGTATTGGAGTTGCTAACTCCTTGAATATGCCTGCGGTAGTAATTCGCAGAGAAGCTCATGAACGATTGGGAGTATATCATTCTGAGTTGACATATACAAGTGATTGGGAACTTTATAAACGCATTGCTGTTAGTTACGATTGGTGGTATGAGCCAGAAATTTTGGCTAATTACCGCGAACATGGCAACAATATGACGAGCGAACTTTTATTATCTGGAAAGCAGATGATATCAATTCGCCGCGCAATTGAAATTTCCGACAGTTATTTCCCAACTCAACAGGGTGCTGAAATTACAGCAAAATCCCGCATTCATTATTTTAATTATTGTTTACAAATGGTCAAATCCCCTATTTTAGCAGGAAATTTAGCTGGGGCTTTGGTCATGTTGGAAGAAGCTTTGAAAATGGATCACAGCCCTGAAGCAGTGGCGAAATTATTTAATTGGTTAACATGGGAAGAAGCGACTCCTTTGCGTGATGAAATTGCTTCAAGGCTCATCTCCATGACTTTATGAAAGATTGTTTGACCAAAAGCTGAAATATTCTATTTTTGCACTAAAAAAATATGTCAATTAATCAGGTCGAGCATCCTAATATTACCTGGGAAAAACAAATCGCATCTTATCACCAAGCCTTAAAACTCAATCCCTATAATTGGGATATCTACACTCGCTTAGGTCAGATTTACCAACTTCAAAACCAGACCACAGAGGCGATTTCTGTGTATCGTCAGGGGTTGACGTTACTCAATCCCCATTACGCCAAAGCCGTAGCTGCTTACGAAGATTCTGGAATCAACCAAGAAATATTAGTTACTCCACCCATATCCCAAACTCAGGTGACTGTTGGCGCCTATGAGTTTCCACGGATTCCACCTGTAACAGACCCTGACAAACCTCGACCGTTTTGGACTGTGGTGATTCCGGTATATAACCGCACCGATTATATCCTCGAATGTCTAGCTAGCGTCTTGGTACAATGGACTGGGGCTGAGGATATGGAAATTCTGGTAATGGATAATGCCAGTACAGCACCTTTATTTGATCTAGTACACAGTATTGGTGGAGGAATAGTACGCTACTACAGACATCCGCAAAATATTGGAGTACTCCCAAATCACAATGCAGGTATTTGTCTCAGTCGCGGTCAGTGGATTCATATCCTACATGATGATGATTGTGTCCTTGAGGGCTTTTATGCCAATCTTCAGAAAAGTCTTCAAGGGTGTCCAGATTCCGTAGGAGCTGCTTTCGCAAATTTTGAATATTTCAATGAAAAAGGGGTATTAGTTGAAAAAGGGGAAGTGAGTTATTGGTTTGGAGACCATAAAGGTATCCCTCACAATTTTTTGCAGCAAATTGGTGTCACGTGTCCGTTCCAGGTACCTGCGGTTGTTATTCGTCGCCTCACTCATGAACAATTAGGAGGTTATTATCCGGAGTTAATTTGCGCTCCTGAATGGGAATTGTATAAACGCATTGCTGTTTTTTATGATTGGTGGTACGAACCAGAAAGTTTGGCTCGTTACCGTATACATTCTCACAGAATGACATCTAATGATTTATCATCTGGAATTCTGGCTTTGTCCATTCGCCAAGGGCTAGAGATTTCCGAGAGCTATATCCCTGCTGATCTTTATTCTCAGGTTCTCGCAGATGCTCGTATATATAACTTTAATTATTGTCTGAAACATGCCGCAATACCTCTCAAAACTGGTAATCTTGCTGGAGCTTTGCGGATGATTCAAGAAATTCTCAAAATCGATAGCTCTCCTGAATCTGTAGCCAAGTTATTTGTGTGGTTAACTCAAGAGGAAGTAGCTCCCCTCCGAGATGAGATTATTTCAAAGTTGTTTTCCCTCTCTGAAATTACAACCAATAAAAAATTAGTCAAAGCAGATTAAAATTAAAGGAGTACTCATGTCAAATTCATTCTGGCAAGGTCGTAACGTTTTAGTTACAGGATGTACAGGTATGTTAGGAAGCTGGATGACTCAAGAACTCTTAAACAGAGGAGCAAAAGTTGTCGGCTTAGTTCGAGATTGGGTGCCTCAGTCTAGACTATTTACAGAAGGATTATCTCAGAAAATCACAACCGTTTACGGACGGATAGAAGATTTAGAAGTATTGAAACGAGCAATTAATGAATATGAAATTGATACCGTATTTCATTTGGCTGCTCAAACTATAGTTAATTGGGCTAATCGTGAACCTTTAGCAACATTTGAAACCAATATCAAAGGAACCTGGAACTTACTGGAAGCTTGTAGTCAGATAGGAGGAGTAAATCGGATCATAGTCGCATCTAGCGATAAAGCTTATGGAAACCAAGAGATATTACCCTACTCTGAAACAGCACCACTTCAGGGAGCGCATCCCTACGATGTTTCCAAAAGTTGTGCGGATCTAATATGTCGTACTTACTATGTGAGCTACGGCTTACCAGTATGCGTGACTCGTTGTGGAAATCTCTATGGTGGTGGAGATTTAAACTTTAACAACATTGTGCCAGATACCATACGCTTGGCTTTGCAGGAAAAACCTGTTTTAATTCGCAGCGATGGCACCAATATTCGTGATTATTTTTACGTCAAAGACGGGGTTCATGCTTACTTACATCTTGCCGAACAAATGCATCGAAGTGAGATAGTTGGAGAAGCGTTTAATTTTAGCAATGAATTACAAATTTCAGTTTTGGAATTGGTAAATAAAATTTTAGCATTGATCAACAAGAGTTATCTTACACCTGTGATTTTAAATCAATCTCATAACGAAATAAAACATCAATATCTTTCGACACAAAAAGCTCAAAATCTTCTTGATTGGAAACCAATATATACCCTTGAACAGGGACTAATTGAAACCATTGAATGGTATCAAAGCTTTATTGATTATAAGCTGGAACTTGCGAAAAATTTCTAAATTAGTTTGCGGCGTTCAATAATTGTCAAATTTGCAAACTTTTCTGTAACAACTATATTATGCAAGATTCATCATTGGTAAAAACTCAAAATCACGATTTTGTAAATACATCACAATTGTTTTATAAAAACCCAAATCAAGGCGAATGTCTATTTTGTAGGACAAAATTACTTCACACATTCGTAGATTTGGGAATGTCTCCTCCCTGCGAAAGCTATCGCAAACCAGAACAGCACAATGAGATGGAAGCATTTTATCCACTCCATGCTTATGTCTGTGAAAAATGCCATTTAGTGCAACTGCAAGAGTATATTAATCCTGAAAATATCTTTAGCGAATACGCCTATTTTTCCTCCTACTCTGATAGCTGGTTAAAACATGCCAATAACTACGTTGATTTGGTAATAGGACGCTTTCAATTAAACCAAGATAGTCAGGTAATAGAAATTGCCAGTAATGATGGGTATTTGTTACAATATTTTGTAGAAATAGGCATCCCAGTATTGGGAATAGAACCTGCTGTTAATGTCGCTAAAGTAGCGATTAAAAAGGGGATTCCCACAGTTGTCAAGTTCTTTGGACAGGATACAGCACGGGAACTCGTTAGTCAGGGAAAACGAGCAGATTTATTATTGGGTAACAACGTCCTGGCTCATACGCCGTATCTCAATGATTTTGTCGCTGGGATGAAAATTATCCTCAAACCACATGGGGTAATTACTATGGAATTTCCCCATTTGATGCGATTAATGGCAGAAAATCAGTTTGATACTATTTACCATGAACACTTTTCTTATTTTTCTTTTATTACAGTAGACAAAGTTTTTAACACCCACCGTTTAACTATCTTTGATGTCGAAGAATTACCCACTCATGGTGGTTCTTTGAGAATTTATGCTCGTCATACTGAAAATTATTCCCAGCCAGTGAGTGAAAAAGTATTAGAACTGAAAGCTAGAGAAGAATCGGCTGGTTTTACAAACTTAGAAACATATTTTTCCTTTGGCGAACAAGTCAAAGAAACCAAACTTAAATTGCTTGATTTCTTAATTAAAGCTAAACGCGAAAGAAAATCCATTGTGGGTTACGGTGCGCCTGGTAAGGGAAATACTCTGTTAAATTACTGCGGTATCCGCACAGATTTTATTGATTATACAGTAGACCGTAATCCTTACAAACAAGGTCAATTTTTACCTGGGACTCACATTCCCATTTTTCATCCAGACAAAATTCAAGAAACTAAACCTGATTATGTGTTAATTTTGCCTTGGAATTTGCAGGACGAAATTATCACACAAATAGCCTATATTCGAGATTGGGGCGGTCAATTTGTTGTGCCAATTCCCGAAGTCAAGCTTTACTCTTAAATATTGTGTAAATTGTGTCAATTTTTTCATAAATTATTAACAATGTAGAGGTTAAAAATGAAAGTTGTTTTATTCTGTGGTGGTTTAGGAACCAGAATGAGGGAATATTCAGAGACTATCCCTAAGCCAATGATTAATATTGGTTATCGACCGATATTATGGCAGGTTATGAAATACTATGCTCACTATGGGCACAAAGATTTTATCTTGTGTTTGGGTTACAAGGCTGATTTAATTAAAAGCTATTTCTTAAATTATAATGAATGGCTATCCAATAATTTTACTTTGTCAAATGGCAGCGATATAAAATTATTTAATCGGGATATCCAAGATTGGAATATTACCTTTGTGGATACGGGGTTAACTGCAAATATTGGACAAAGATTTAAAGCAGTAGAAGAGTATCTCAAAGGAGAAGAAGTCTTTTTGGCTAACTACAGTGATGGACTGACAGACTTGCATCTACCTACTTATATTCAGGAATTTTATAAACGTGATAAAATAGGTAGCTTTTTGTGTGTTAGACCAAGCCAAACTTTTCATTTAGTCGATATCGATGAAAATGGTTTAGTTGAAGATATTAAGGATGTCAAACAAAGAGAGATTTGGATTAATGGAGGATATTTTCTCTTTAAAAAAGATATCTTTGAATATATTAATTATGGTGAAGAACTTGTTCTGGAGCCTTTTCAAAGACTAATTGCGATCAAAGAACTTATAGCTTACAAATATAAGGGCTTTTTTGGTGTTATGGATACGTTTAAAGAAAAGCAACAGTTGGATGATATGTATGCTCAAGGTGAAAGACCTTGGGAAGTATGGAGAGATAAAACACTAGAGGTAATTTCTAGATGATGCAACTTAGCTTGAGCAAAACCGATGAATCTGAGTATAAAATTCTCTGTCTGGGTGCCCATTGTGATGATATCGAGATTGGTTGTGGTGGCACAATTTTAAAGCTGATAGAAAATTATCAGAATATCATCATATATTGGGTTGTCTTTAGTTCCAATGAACAAAGAGCAGAGGAAGCAACTACAAGCGCCAATGTATTCTTAAAAGAAATACAGTCCAAAAAAGTTATCATTAAAAATTTCCGAGATGGCTTTTTACCTTTTCATGGAATCGAGGTGAAAGAATGCTTTGAGCAGTTGAAGCAGGAATTTTCACCAGATATCATTTTTACGCATTATCGAGATGATCGCCACCAAGATCATCGTTTAATTTCTGATTTTACTTGGAACACTTTTAGAAATCATTTAATCCTGGAATATGAGATTCCCAAGTATGACGGCGATTTGGGTATTCCCAATTTCTTTGTCCATCTAGATGAAGCCTTAACCCGCCGGAAAATTCAATACATTATGGATGCTTTTAAAACACAGCAAAATAAACAATGGTTTACGGAAGAAACTTTTCGGTCAATTCTGAGAATTCGCTCTATCGAGTCAAATTCACCGAACAATTATGCAGAAGCATTTTACTGTCGAAAAGTCATTTTATCATAAATTTATAAAATTTGGGAATAGGTTGAGTAACTATGAAACTGCTGGCTAATCAGATTGCAGTCATCACTGGAGCTAATAGCGGTATTGGCAAAGCTATCGCCTTGGAACTAGCAGCACAAGGTGCTACACTCTGTTTGGTAGGGCGTCGTCTAGAAACCCTCAACGCGATCACCCAAAATGTTCGCGAAAGTTCACCTAAATCCAAAAGCTATCAAATTGATCTGACTCAGGACGAAGACATTCAAAAACTAATAGTCTCAATCCAAAAAGATTTTGAACAAGTTGATATCCTGATTCACAACGCTGCTATTTTCGCAATGGGTACGATTGAGAATACCCCCGTTGCAGAATTTG
The Gloeotrichia echinulata CP02 DNA segment above includes these coding regions:
- a CDS encoding sugar phosphate nucleotidyltransferase; this encodes MKVVLFCGGLGTRMREYSETIPKPMINIGYRPILWQVMKYYAHYGHKDFILCLGYKADLIKSYFLNYNEWLSNNFTLSNGSDIKLFNRDIQDWNITFVDTGLTANIGQRFKAVEEYLKGEEVFLANYSDGLTDLHLPTYIQEFYKRDKIGSFLCVRPSQTFHLVDIDENGLVEDIKDVKQREIWINGGYFLFKKDIFEYINYGEELVLEPFQRLIAIKELIAYKYKGFFGVMDTFKEKQQLDDMYAQGERPWEVWRDKTLEVISR
- a CDS encoding tetratricopeptide repeat protein encodes the protein MTTQATDYHVNTAEMLQIAAQYQRASRLGEAEKLYRQILETQPDNPEALYRMGTLAQQQGQSKTAEEFFSAATQIQPDSATIWFSLGNLRLGQGQYGEAAIAYCQALALKPNSLAIYNNLGYALQQQGLFAQAINYYQKALDLKPNFVEAEANLGNTLHAQGQLSPTEQLHYAQLNSQLGLARKKAGDLATSLAYYKQAIILQPDFVEAHYQLGVVLQAKGELEEAIACYQKALELNVNYGEVYLKLGKIYQQKNQLAAAVSAYRQGLKLINPHYAQAIEVPEDAEISQPVPITPEISQTEVIVGKYNFPSIPKVVDNLGDRPFWSVVITVYNRIDYLLECLTSVLVQWQGKEQMEIIVIDDSSKTPIFEIVNSIGQGIISYYRNPQNLGLPENWNAGIALTRGHWVHLLHDDDYILPGFYSRLQASLEGCADSIGAAFTGYQNINDKGEVFFCQQVYGEQRGIAENWLQRIGVANSLNMPAVVIRREAHERLGVYHSELTYTSDWELYKRIAVSYDWWYEPEILANYREHGNNMTSELLLSGKQMISIRRAIEISDSYFPTQQGAEITAKSRIHYFNYCLQMVKSPILAGNLAGALVMLEEALKMDHSPEAVAKLFNWLTWEEATPLRDEIASRLISMTL
- a CDS encoding GDP-mannose 4,6-dehydratase — protein: MSNSFWQGRNVLVTGCTGMLGSWMTQELLNRGAKVVGLVRDWVPQSRLFTEGLSQKITTVYGRIEDLEVLKRAINEYEIDTVFHLAAQTIVNWANREPLATFETNIKGTWNLLEACSQIGGVNRIIVASSDKAYGNQEILPYSETAPLQGAHPYDVSKSCADLICRTYYVSYGLPVCVTRCGNLYGGGDLNFNNIVPDTIRLALQEKPVLIRSDGTNIRDYFYVKDGVHAYLHLAEQMHRSEIVGEAFNFSNELQISVLELVNKILALINKSYLTPVILNQSHNEIKHQYLSTQKAQNLLDWKPIYTLEQGLIETIEWYQSFIDYKLELAKNF
- a CDS encoding glycosyltransferase — encoded protein: MSINQVEHPNITWEKQIASYHQALKLNPYNWDIYTRLGQIYQLQNQTTEAISVYRQGLTLLNPHYAKAVAAYEDSGINQEILVTPPISQTQVTVGAYEFPRIPPVTDPDKPRPFWTVVIPVYNRTDYILECLASVLVQWTGAEDMEILVMDNASTAPLFDLVHSIGGGIVRYYRHPQNIGVLPNHNAGICLSRGQWIHILHDDDCVLEGFYANLQKSLQGCPDSVGAAFANFEYFNEKGVLVEKGEVSYWFGDHKGIPHNFLQQIGVTCPFQVPAVVIRRLTHEQLGGYYPELICAPEWELYKRIAVFYDWWYEPESLARYRIHSHRMTSNDLSSGILALSIRQGLEISESYIPADLYSQVLADARIYNFNYCLKHAAIPLKTGNLAGALRMIQEILKIDSSPESVAKLFVWLTQEEVAPLRDEIISKLFSLSEITTNKKLVKAD
- a CDS encoding class I SAM-dependent methyltransferase, giving the protein MSPPCESYRKPEQHNEMEAFYPLHAYVCEKCHLVQLQEYINPENIFSEYAYFSSYSDSWLKHANNYVDLVIGRFQLNQDSQVIEIASNDGYLLQYFVEIGIPVLGIEPAVNVAKVAIKKGIPTVVKFFGQDTARELVSQGKRADLLLGNNVLAHTPYLNDFVAGMKIILKPHGVITMEFPHLMRLMAENQFDTIYHEHFSYFSFITVDKVFNTHRLTIFDVEELPTHGGSLRIYARHTENYSQPVSEKVLELKAREESAGFTNLETYFSFGEQVKETKLKLLDFLIKAKRERKSIVGYGAPGKGNTLLNYCGIRTDFIDYTVDRNPYKQGQFLPGTHIPIFHPDKIQETKPDYVLILPWNLQDEIITQIAYIRDWGGQFVVPIPEVKLYS
- a CDS encoding PIG-L deacetylase family protein, with protein sequence MMQLSLSKTDESEYKILCLGAHCDDIEIGCGGTILKLIENYQNIIIYWVVFSSNEQRAEEATTSANVFLKEIQSKKVIIKNFRDGFLPFHGIEVKECFEQLKQEFSPDIIFTHYRDDRHQDHRLISDFTWNTFRNHLILEYEIPKYDGDLGIPNFFVHLDEALTRRKIQYIMDAFKTQQNKQWFTEETFRSILRIRSIESNSPNNYAEAFYCRKVILS
- a CDS encoding nif11-class peptide radical SAM maturase 3; this encodes MTYHRKSYAVWEITLKCNLACSHCGSRAGQERTKELSTEEALDLVRQMAEVGIKEVTLIGGEAFLRPDWLEIAQAITQAGMLCGMTTGGYGISLETAQKMKAAGIRTVSVSIDGLEETHDRLRGKKGSWKYAFKTMSHLREVGITFGCNTQINRLSAPEFPSIYECIRDAGARAWQIQMTVPMGNAADNADILLQPYELLDIYPMLARVVRRAYREGVQVQAGNNIGYYGPYERLLRGRGNEHEFSFWQGCGAGLSTLGIEADGAIKGCPSLPTTAYTGGNIRDRSLHDIIENAPELRLNLGAGTAEGTNHLWGFCKTCEFAEICRGGCSWTAHVFFDKRGNNPYCHYRSLVQAERGLRERVVPKIKAQGLPFDNGEFELIVEPIDIPLPENDPLRFSADSIQWSQNWQEEAENSYILER